One genomic window of Sphingobacterium oryzagri includes the following:
- a CDS encoding aldo/keto reductase: protein MQKNKWKNTELEVAPIIFGGNVFGWTLDEQSSFDILDAFVDLGFNAIDTANQYSYWVPGNSGGESETILGQWTKARGNRDRVVIMTKVGGAFAGSPNPNTSRAHIVEQVELSLKRLQTDYIDLYQTHFDQEEVGVEETLRAYEELIKAGKVRYIGASNLSPDRLRESLETSRSFDLPTYVSLQPEYNLYTREKFETNYRDIASVYELSVTPYFSLASGFLTGKYQSEDDFGKSARGEGVKAQYWNPRGEKIVKALQYVAEAHQTTPAAVALHWLLLQDTVAAPIASATKELHLQPFVDAVGLQLTKEEVILLDEASSY from the coding sequence ATGCAAAAAAATAAATGGAAAAATACCGAGCTTGAGGTTGCGCCGATCATATTTGGTGGCAACGTTTTTGGCTGGACGCTTGATGAGCAAAGCTCATTTGATATCCTTGATGCCTTTGTGGATCTGGGGTTTAACGCGATTGATACGGCTAATCAATATTCGTATTGGGTGCCCGGCAACAGTGGCGGCGAGTCGGAGACGATCTTGGGTCAATGGACGAAAGCACGCGGCAACAGAGACCGCGTGGTAATCATGACAAAGGTTGGTGGTGCGTTTGCAGGTAGTCCAAACCCAAATACCAGTCGTGCACACATTGTAGAGCAGGTGGAGCTGTCTTTGAAGCGCTTGCAAACCGATTATATCGATTTGTATCAAACGCATTTTGATCAGGAGGAAGTAGGCGTAGAAGAAACGTTGCGCGCTTATGAGGAGCTGATCAAGGCTGGCAAGGTGAGGTATATCGGTGCTTCTAACTTGTCGCCTGATCGTTTGCGCGAATCGTTGGAAACCAGCCGGAGTTTTGATTTGCCTACTTATGTTTCCTTACAACCGGAGTATAATTTATATACGCGCGAAAAATTTGAGACCAATTACCGCGATATCGCTTCGGTATATGAGCTCTCCGTGACGCCTTATTTTTCGCTTGCCAGCGGTTTTTTGACGGGTAAATATCAAAGTGAAGACGATTTTGGAAAATCTGCTCGCGGTGAAGGGGTGAAGGCGCAATATTGGAACCCGCGCGGCGAAAAGATTGTCAAAGCATTGCAGTATGTTGCCGAAGCACACCAAACTACGCCTGCGGCAGTGGCTTTGCATTGGCTGTTGCTGCAAGATACGGTAGCTGCGCCGATAGCCAGCGCCACGAAGGAGCTTCATTTGCAGCCTTTTGTAGACGCGGTAGGTTTGCAATTGACGAAAGAAGAGGTTATTTTGTTAGACGAAGCAAGTAGTTATTAA
- a CDS encoding Dps family protein, with protein sequence MKTSIGIREPDTQAVAAILNKLLADEHVLYVKSRNAHWNVEGPDFHAQHLFFETIYDQLGETIDEIAERIRSIGHYAVGTMREFLALSELSEIRHTKNDSQGYIRELLSDFEAIIVYIREQIDLIGETHKDAGTEDFLVGIMEQHEKTAWMLRAHLR encoded by the coding sequence ATGAAAACAAGCATTGGTATACGCGAGCCAGATACCCAGGCGGTAGCGGCTATTTTAAACAAACTTTTAGCAGATGAGCATGTGCTTTACGTAAAATCGCGTAATGCGCACTGGAATGTGGAAGGGCCGGATTTTCATGCGCAGCATTTATTTTTTGAAACCATCTACGACCAATTGGGGGAAACGATTGATGAAATAGCGGAGCGTATTCGATCTATCGGTCACTACGCAGTGGGTACGATGCGGGAATTTTTGGCGCTGAGCGAACTTTCGGAGATACGCCATACGAAAAATGACAGCCAGGGATATATCCGAGAATTACTGTCCGACTTCGAGGCTATTATCGTCTACATTCGCGAGCAAATTGACCTTATCGGTGAAACACATAAGGATGCCGGAACAGAAGATTTTCTGGTAGGTATTATGGAGCAGCACGAAAAAACGGCGTGGATGTTACGCGCGCATCTGCGTTAA
- a CDS encoding DoxX family protein, producing the protein MKKFFLSAGAGSTASSLAALILRVGFGILMIPSHGYAKLISFNDRKDEFMDFLGLGGTVSLSLAIFAELFCSILLIFGLLTRLASIPLLVTTLVIMSVHNWEFFGKHELATAFLIGYISIFLLGPGKFSLDHLIFKKGR; encoded by the coding sequence ATGAAGAAATTTTTTTTATCGGCAGGTGCTGGTTCTACAGCGTCCAGTCTTGCCGCGCTTATTTTACGTGTAGGTTTTGGGATATTGATGATTCCTTCTCATGGTTATGCTAAACTGATCAGCTTTAACGACAGAAAAGACGAGTTTATGGACTTTCTTGGTCTTGGCGGAACGGTATCGTTAAGTTTGGCCATCTTTGCAGAGCTGTTTTGTTCGATTTTGCTCATATTTGGGTTGTTAACACGCCTGGCCAGCATTCCGCTTTTGGTGACTACACTGGTTATTATGTCTGTACACAACTGGGAATTTTTTGGTAAGCACGAATTGGCGACAGCGTTCTTGATCGGTTACATCAGCATTTTCTTGCTAGGTCCTGGAAAATTTAGTTTGGATCATTTGATCTTTAAAAAGGGACGTTAA
- a CDS encoding PNGase F N-terminal domain-containing protein — MKYCFLLVAALLLGQQNFAQSYLITYERSYNGKTTADEDPLLVYSNADQTVVTTRAATQSSAPYPYETYYVDRKNKDHYFKLTTFSASKELATLDTLLLKRNSLTLTTETKTILGYVCKKAQTSVNSNTIELWYTNELGVKGAPNELGQNLGLVLEYVRNGNSKITATAVEKIKKIPEHVALRRFENVVDGLSYQDELWKSRFIRVPVFTNEQIRFSEQTTSDSILRFAHGTVIVKKVKVPKVAANSQVFVQLIEKSNGDAYDRTGSVFMIATDQAQNFLDGMQNGMQTLPMYSNGDGENYPGMVRTDGFSPIYELMRFFTPFGVAHFNDRLTLKDKTWQDSVIYRQDISEFLSVMADQEIYIGTYIGNYDQGGHKVSLELSIHPGASQQQATKVLPLFNSTNVMEMGGQTYARFFSEEKGLEVEFELADDADNVQLRYITTGHGGWGNGDEFVPKANSIYLDDQLAFQFTPWRTDCGSYRLYNPVSGNFQNGLSSSDLSRSNWCPGTITTPNYIALGDLKAGKHRIRVHIPQGEPEGSSFSFWNVSGVLLYNK; from the coding sequence ATGAAATACTGCTTTCTACTCGTTGCAGCCTTACTGCTAGGTCAACAAAATTTCGCCCAATCGTATCTGATCACGTACGAGCGCAGCTATAATGGAAAAACAACAGCCGACGAAGATCCGCTATTGGTGTATAGCAACGCAGATCAAACCGTTGTCACCACCCGCGCGGCTACACAATCTAGCGCGCCTTATCCTTACGAAACGTACTACGTAGATCGGAAAAACAAGGATCACTACTTCAAGCTCACCACATTCTCTGCCAGCAAAGAGCTCGCTACGTTAGATACACTTTTACTAAAGCGCAACAGCCTCACACTTACCACCGAAACGAAAACCATACTGGGCTACGTTTGTAAAAAAGCGCAGACATCGGTCAATTCCAATACCATCGAATTGTGGTATACAAATGAGTTGGGCGTGAAGGGAGCGCCAAACGAACTCGGACAAAATCTGGGTTTGGTGTTGGAATATGTGCGCAATGGCAACAGTAAAATCACGGCGACGGCGGTAGAAAAGATAAAAAAGATTCCTGAGCATGTAGCCTTGCGCCGCTTTGAAAATGTAGTTGATGGCCTAAGCTACCAAGACGAGCTTTGGAAAAGTCGTTTCATTCGGGTTCCGGTTTTTACAAACGAGCAGATTCGATTTTCCGAGCAAACGACATCCGATAGTATCTTGCGCTTTGCCCACGGCACGGTCATCGTCAAAAAAGTAAAAGTGCCCAAGGTAGCAGCCAACAGCCAGGTCTTTGTCCAACTAATTGAAAAATCAAACGGCGATGCTTATGACCGCACCGGATCGGTCTTTATGATTGCGACCGATCAAGCTCAGAATTTCCTGGATGGCATGCAAAACGGAATGCAAACCCTACCGATGTATAGCAACGGCGATGGCGAAAATTATCCGGGTATGGTGCGTACCGATGGCTTCTCGCCCATTTACGAGCTGATGCGTTTTTTTACGCCCTTCGGCGTGGCACATTTTAACGACCGCTTAACGTTGAAAGATAAAACGTGGCAAGATTCTGTGATCTATCGGCAGGATATCTCCGAGTTTTTATCGGTGATGGCCGATCAGGAAATCTACATCGGCACGTATATCGGCAATTACGATCAGGGCGGCCACAAAGTAAGCTTGGAGCTGAGCATTCACCCGGGCGCGTCGCAGCAGCAGGCCACCAAGGTGCTGCCACTCTTTAACAGTACAAACGTTATGGAAATGGGCGGTCAAACTTACGCCCGATTCTTTAGCGAAGAAAAAGGATTGGAAGTCGAATTCGAACTTGCTGACGATGCCGATAATGTGCAACTACGCTACATCACGACCGGGCACGGCGGTTGGGGCAATGGCGATGAGTTTGTACCTAAAGCAAATAGCATTTACCTGGATGACCAGCTCGCCTTCCAATTTACACCTTGGCGTACCGATTGCGGCTCTTACCGTTTATATAATCCCGTGTCTGGAAACTTTCAAAATGGGCTTTCCTCGTCAGACCTCAGTCGTTCGAACTGGTGCCCGGGCACCATCACCACGCCAAATTACATTGCCTTAGGCGATTTAAAAGCAGGTAAACATCGCATACGGGTGCACATTCCGCAAGGCGAGCCTGAAGGAAGCAGCTTTAGCTTTTGGAATGTTTCGGGCGTACTGCTTTACAACAAATAA
- the fabV gene encoding enoyl-ACP reductase FabV: protein MIIQPRVRGFICLTSHPEGTAAHVKQQIDYVKSKGEIKNGPKKVLVIGASTGFGLASRISAAFGSEAATIGVFFEKPAAPGKPGTAGWYNSAAFEKQAQEAGLYAKSINGDAFSDEVKKQTIALIKEDLGQVDLVVYSLASPRRTHPKTGVAHASVLKPIGQAFTNKTVDFHAGVVSDISIQPVENEEDINNTVAVMGGEDWKFWIEALKEAGVLAEGVKTVAYSYIGPELTYPIYRNGTIGKAKDDLEATVPVLNDLLADLNGVSYVSVNKALVTQSSSAIPVVPLYISLLYKVMKAKGIHEGTIEQMQRLFAERLYNDVTPALDEKGRIRVDDLEMREDVQAEVAQLWEEATTENLEEISDIAGYRNDFFNLFGFNIDQIDYEAETNEVVNVPSIQA from the coding sequence ATGATCATACAACCACGTGTAAGAGGATTTATCTGTTTGACGTCGCACCCCGAGGGAACGGCAGCACATGTTAAACAACAGATAGACTACGTAAAATCCAAAGGCGAAATTAAAAACGGGCCAAAGAAAGTATTAGTAATCGGTGCTTCCACTGGTTTTGGTTTGGCTTCACGTATTTCCGCTGCATTTGGCTCCGAAGCAGCAACCATCGGTGTCTTTTTTGAGAAACCTGCGGCACCTGGAAAACCGGGTACAGCTGGTTGGTACAATAGCGCCGCTTTTGAAAAACAAGCACAGGAAGCGGGCTTATATGCAAAAAGTATTAACGGTGATGCTTTCTCTGACGAGGTAAAAAAACAAACTATAGCGCTGATCAAAGAAGATTTAGGACAGGTTGACTTAGTCGTGTATTCATTAGCATCGCCGCGTCGTACGCATCCTAAAACCGGTGTAGCACATGCCTCGGTATTAAAACCAATCGGTCAAGCATTTACCAACAAAACAGTCGATTTCCACGCAGGTGTGGTGTCTGATATTTCTATCCAACCGGTAGAAAACGAGGAGGATATCAACAATACAGTTGCCGTCATGGGCGGTGAAGATTGGAAATTCTGGATCGAAGCGCTAAAAGAAGCAGGCGTATTAGCAGAAGGCGTAAAAACTGTCGCTTATTCGTACATCGGCCCTGAATTGACCTATCCTATCTACCGCAATGGTACTATCGGCAAAGCGAAAGATGATTTGGAAGCAACCGTACCGGTATTGAACGATCTTTTGGCTGATCTTAACGGTGTAAGTTATGTATCCGTAAATAAAGCATTAGTTACCCAATCGAGTTCAGCCATCCCTGTGGTGCCATTATATATTTCGCTTTTATACAAAGTAATGAAAGCAAAAGGTATCCACGAAGGAACGATCGAGCAGATGCAACGTTTATTTGCCGAACGCTTATACAACGATGTTACACCAGCATTAGACGAAAAAGGCAGAATACGGGTGGACGATTTGGAGATGCGTGAAGACGTGCAGGCAGAAGTCGCTCAACTTTGGGAAGAAGCAACGACCGAAAATCTTGAAGAGATTTCTGATATTGCCGGATACCGCAACGATTTCTTTAACTTATTCGGCTTTAATATCGATCAAATCGATTACGAAGCAGAAACCAACGAAGTCGTTAATGTGCCAAGCATCCAGGCATAA
- a CDS encoding HesB/IscA family protein, with product MVTITDKAKQRIEQIMQEENYDQSYFVRVAVGSGGCSGLSYKLDFDNEEKKGDQFCEDKGVRICLDIKSYLYLAGTELDYTDGLSGKGFEFNNPNASRTCACGESFSV from the coding sequence ATGGTCACCATCACAGATAAAGCAAAACAACGTATCGAACAGATTATGCAGGAGGAAAACTACGACCAAAGCTACTTTGTGCGCGTGGCGGTCGGTAGCGGTGGCTGTTCTGGGCTCTCTTATAAGTTAGATTTTGACAACGAAGAAAAAAAAGGCGATCAATTTTGCGAAGATAAGGGTGTAAGAATTTGTCTTGATATCAAGTCATACCTATACCTTGCCGGTACGGAGCTGGATTATACGGACGGATTAAGCGGAAAGGGTTTCGAATTTAATAACCCTAACGCATCCCGCACCTGTGCATGCGGCGAAAGTTTCTCCGTGTAA
- a CDS encoding cysteine desulfurase family protein yields the protein MSWIYLDNNATTKIDPAVLDTMLPYLQESYGNASSVQHRIGREANQAVSTARHQIAAKLGCKDNEVFFTSGATESINMVLRGIADSYTKKGKHIITCVTEHKAVLATCDILARKGFEITLLPVNSEGEIDLQLLEESIRADTVLVCLMAANNETGVIHPIDEIAQICQRKDVLYFCDATQFIGKQDINLQTLPIDILTFSAHKIHGPKGVGALFIRRKSKPIQIPALISGGKQEHGLRGGTLNVPNIVACGKAIEISKVNTQIKIFRDRLEQQILARIPQTFVHGATATRLDNTSFIAFRHIKSAELMTSMPQLALSSGSACASGLLDPSHVLKAMHVSDDDAFSSIRFSLSKFTELGEIEQAIEEIVATVEQVRSLSPVWKLYKNGLID from the coding sequence ATGTCTTGGATATATTTGGATAATAACGCGACCACCAAAATAGATCCCGCTGTTTTGGATACCATGTTGCCCTACCTACAAGAGTCTTACGGCAACGCTTCCAGTGTACAGCATCGCATCGGTCGCGAAGCGAATCAAGCGGTAAGTACAGCCCGACATCAAATAGCGGCTAAGTTAGGCTGCAAAGACAACGAAGTATTTTTCACATCTGGCGCTACCGAAAGCATCAATATGGTGTTGCGCGGCATTGCGGATAGCTACACGAAAAAGGGCAAGCATATCATTACCTGTGTTACCGAGCATAAAGCCGTTTTGGCTACTTGCGATATACTTGCGCGTAAGGGTTTCGAAATTACACTGCTTCCTGTTAATAGTGAAGGCGAGATCGACTTGCAATTGTTAGAAGAGAGCATCCGGGCCGACACCGTGCTGGTGTGCCTTATGGCAGCCAATAATGAAACGGGCGTTATCCATCCTATTGATGAGATCGCGCAAATTTGCCAGCGCAAAGATGTGCTTTATTTTTGCGACGCAACGCAATTTATAGGCAAACAAGATATTAATTTACAAACCCTTCCGATCGATATATTAACTTTTAGTGCGCATAAAATCCATGGGCCAAAGGGCGTTGGCGCATTGTTTATCCGCCGTAAAAGCAAGCCGATACAGATTCCGGCGTTGATCAGCGGTGGTAAACAAGAGCATGGACTTCGCGGCGGCACACTAAATGTGCCGAACATTGTGGCCTGTGGCAAAGCCATCGAAATCAGTAAAGTCAATACACAAATTAAAATATTTCGTGATAGGCTGGAACAACAGATTCTGGCACGCATTCCGCAAACTTTTGTACACGGTGCGACGGCCACCCGACTCGATAATACCAGTTTTATTGCCTTTAGACATATAAAATCTGCCGAGTTGATGACCAGTATGCCACAACTTGCACTTTCTTCCGGATCGGCCTGCGCATCAGGATTGCTAGACCCCTCGCATGTGCTGAAAGCGATGCACGTGAGCGATGACGATGCTTTTAGCAGCATCAGGTTTAGTCTGAGCAAGTTTACCGAGCTTGGAGAAATAGAACAAGCGATTGAAGAGATTGTTGCCACAGTAGAACAAGTCAGGAGCCTATCCCCGGTTTGGAAACTGTACAAAAACGGTTTAATTGACTAA
- a CDS encoding mechanosensitive ion channel family protein: MEKFETSIEKLIDLVILKLPAIAIALVILVVGRYLIGLTLRLIEKRFERKNVDRSIRSFLASIIKFSLYCLLFLTVANTMGIQTTSFIAALSAFGLAVGLALQGSLSNFAGGVLILLFRPFEVGDYIASNNGAEGSVERIDILYTTFVSGDGIKVFSPNGTLANSVIKNYTKVVSRRFELIIGIAYEDNIKIAKDTILELIQSDDRIQTTPAPEVFVGALADSSVNLTVRGWVKREQYWGTHDGLRERIKLALDAKGISIPYPQTEMHIKADGTILTSVSKKETD, from the coding sequence ATGGAAAAATTCGAAACTAGTATAGAGAAATTAATTGACCTGGTGATTCTTAAATTGCCTGCCATTGCTATAGCACTGGTAATATTGGTTGTCGGGCGATACTTAATCGGCCTTACGCTCCGTTTGATCGAAAAGCGATTTGAACGTAAAAATGTAGATCGGTCGATTCGTAGTTTTTTGGCCAGTATCATCAAGTTTTCCCTGTATTGTTTGCTCTTTCTGACGGTAGCCAATACGATGGGTATACAAACCACATCCTTTATTGCCGCACTATCGGCTTTTGGATTGGCTGTAGGCTTAGCACTTCAGGGAAGCTTGTCAAACTTTGCGGGAGGTGTTTTGATCCTGCTTTTTCGTCCGTTTGAGGTGGGCGATTATATCGCAAGCAACAATGGCGCCGAGGGTTCGGTAGAGCGTATCGATATCTTGTATACCACGTTTGTAAGCGGTGACGGTATTAAAGTATTCAGTCCAAACGGAACGTTAGCCAACTCGGTGATAAAAAATTATACAAAAGTAGTGTCAAGACGGTTTGAGTTGATTATTGGTATCGCTTACGAAGATAATATTAAGATAGCGAAGGATACGATATTGGAGCTTATTCAAAGTGATGATCGTATACAGACGACACCGGCTCCGGAAGTTTTTGTTGGTGCACTGGCAGACAGCTCGGTAAATCTAACCGTAAGAGGCTGGGTGAAGAGAGAGCAATATTGGGGCACCCATGATGGTTTGCGCGAGCGTATCAAGCTGGCGTTGGATGCCAAAGGTATTTCGATCCCGTATCCGCAAACGGAAATGCATATTAAAGCTGACGGTACTATTCTGACGAGTGTGTCAAAGAAGGAAACCGACTAA
- a CDS encoding MIP/aquaporin family protein, whose amino-acid sequence MTAFLAELIGTGAMILLGGGVVANVVLKDTKGNNSGWIVICTAWAMAVFVGVTIAGPYSGAHLNSAVTIANLALGKLDVWTSLSYIAAQFLGAMIGAFLVWLMYKDHFDRTDDAGAKQAVFCTTPAIRNLPINLISEIIGTAVLIFTILHFTEPKMGDSTPIGLGAIGAIPVSFLVWVIGLSLGGTTGYAINPARDLGPRIMHALLPIRQKAAFDPGYAWVPVVGPITGALLAVALYLWIY is encoded by the coding sequence ATGACAGCATTTTTAGCAGAACTTATCGGCACAGGCGCCATGATTTTGTTAGGTGGCGGCGTGGTAGCCAATGTGGTATTGAAAGATACCAAAGGTAATAATTCGGGATGGATCGTGATTTGTACAGCCTGGGCAATGGCTGTATTTGTTGGCGTTACGATCGCTGGCCCCTACAGCGGTGCACACCTCAACAGCGCCGTAACTATAGCCAATCTTGCGCTGGGAAAACTCGATGTTTGGACCTCCCTATCGTACATTGCTGCGCAATTTTTGGGAGCCATGATTGGCGCGTTCTTGGTCTGGCTGATGTACAAAGATCATTTCGATCGCACGGATGATGCCGGAGCCAAGCAAGCTGTATTTTGTACGACACCGGCTATTCGAAATCTGCCGATCAACCTGATTAGCGAAATTATCGGCACAGCTGTTTTGATTTTTACTATTCTTCATTTTACAGAACCTAAAATGGGCGATTCTACGCCTATCGGTTTGGGTGCTATCGGTGCCATTCCTGTTTCCTTTTTAGTTTGGGTAATCGGTTTATCACTCGGCGGAACAACAGGTTATGCGATTAATCCAGCACGCGACCTCGGTCCGCGAATTATGCACGCACTTCTGCCGATACGGCAAAAAGCAGCCTTCGATCCGGGTTATGCCTGGGTGCCGGTGGTGGGGCCGATTACGGGCGCGTTGCTCGCTGTCGCGCTATATTTATGGATCTATTAA
- the glpK gene encoding glycerol kinase GlpK, producing MRKEFILALDQGTTSSRAILFNKKGEIENIAQKEFTQIFPKSGWVEHDAREIWSTQLAVLTEVIAQSKIKLEAIKAIGITNQRETTVVWNRKTGEPIYNAIVWQDRRTAEYCQGIAKKGLAQTIQDKTGLLIDAYFSASKINWILTHVRGARKLAAQGDLAFGTIDSWLVYNLTNGEKHITDVTNASRTLLFNIHDLSWDKELLDIFDIPESMLPTVCSSSEIYGETSTELGSRPIPIAGIAGDQQAALFGQLCTQKGMVKNTYGTGCFLLMNIGKKPVISTHKLVTTIAWKIGNEVNYALEGSIFIGGAVVQWLRDELGIIKHAADIESLATSVDSTEGVYVVPAFSGLGAPHWNAEARGTIVGLSRGSSDAHVARASLESVAYQTFDILQAMEMDSKSKIKELRVDGGATQNNFLMQFQADILKTNVIRPAITETTALGAAFLAGLAVGFWKDIDQLQALWKEDKTFVFDKSKKFKTELHEWKRATETVKFWAEYK from the coding sequence ATGAGAAAAGAGTTTATTTTAGCTTTAGACCAAGGCACCACAAGCTCACGCGCTATCCTATTCAATAAAAAAGGGGAAATTGAAAACATAGCGCAAAAAGAATTTACCCAGATATTTCCAAAATCAGGCTGGGTGGAGCATGATGCCCGCGAGATATGGTCAACCCAGTTGGCCGTACTGACCGAAGTCATTGCACAATCCAAGATAAAATTAGAGGCTATTAAGGCCATCGGTATAACTAACCAACGGGAAACGACCGTGGTCTGGAATAGAAAAACAGGTGAGCCTATTTACAATGCCATCGTTTGGCAAGACCGCCGTACAGCGGAATATTGTCAAGGGATAGCAAAAAAAGGATTGGCGCAGACCATTCAAGATAAAACAGGCTTATTGATCGATGCCTACTTTTCGGCATCCAAAATAAATTGGATTTTGACACACGTGCGCGGCGCACGAAAGCTGGCGGCACAGGGCGATCTCGCTTTTGGCACCATCGATAGCTGGCTGGTATACAACCTGACCAACGGAGAAAAACACATCACCGACGTGACCAACGCTTCGCGTACGCTGCTTTTCAATATTCACGATCTATCTTGGGATAAAGAGCTACTCGATATCTTTGATATTCCAGAATCAATGTTACCCACCGTATGTAGCAGCTCCGAGATTTACGGTGAAACAAGTACCGAGCTTGGCAGCCGACCGATACCGATTGCTGGCATTGCAGGCGATCAGCAAGCCGCCCTATTTGGTCAGCTCTGCACACAAAAAGGCATGGTAAAAAACACCTATGGCACCGGTTGTTTCCTGTTGATGAATATCGGCAAAAAACCGGTGATATCCACGCATAAACTCGTGACCACCATCGCCTGGAAAATAGGCAATGAGGTAAATTATGCGTTAGAAGGCAGTATCTTTATTGGGGGAGCCGTGGTGCAGTGGCTACGTGACGAACTTGGCATTATTAAACATGCAGCCGACATTGAATCCCTGGCAACTAGTGTAGACAGCACCGAAGGCGTATATGTCGTTCCTGCATTTTCCGGCTTGGGCGCCCCACATTGGAACGCCGAAGCAAGAGGAACAATTGTAGGCCTTTCACGCGGTTCGAGTGATGCCCATGTTGCCCGGGCTTCACTGGAAAGCGTCGCCTATCAAACCTTCGACATTTTGCAAGCCATGGAGATGGATTCTAAGTCAAAAATCAAGGAGCTACGCGTAGACGGTGGTGCGACGCAAAACAACTTTTTAATGCAATTTCAGGCTGATATTTTAAAAACGAACGTGATACGTCCAGCCATAACCGAAACCACCGCCCTTGGTGCGGCCTTTTTAGCCGGGCTAGCAGTAGGCTTTTGGAAAGATATAGACCAGTTGCAGGCACTTTGGAAAGAAGATAAAACCTTCGTGTTTGACAAAAGCAAAAAGTTTAAAACCGAGCTGCACGAATGGAAAAGAGCAACGGAAACCGTCAAGTTCTGGGCAGAATATAAATAA